The sequence TTCGAAGATGGAAAGTTAAAAAGAAATATTTTATTGGCAGTTAACGATGACCTAGTATCGTTAGACAATATCGCCGAAGTTTACATTTCAGATAAGGATACCGTCTCCATCATGCCCCTGCCTAGTGGTGGTTAACTTTCAAGGAATTCTTTCAATTCTTTCGCCCTACCAGCTATTAAATTTCTCAGTTTAGCTATATCCTTGGCTATTATAACCGCTAGTATCGTGAAAAATATGCCGCACAAGATCCAAGTCGACGCTGATGCTAGAACATCAGATATTATAAACCTATCAGCTTGATGAAACACCAGGAAAAGGAAGAATGTAAAAGTAACATACTAACGATAATATTTGCCGTTTTTCATAAATATTATTTACATTTCTCACCTATTAACTCGCGGTACATAACACGATTTAAAATATTTTGTGCCAATTCAGGAAGAGGAATCGCAGGTAGAGCTTCCTAACATTTTTAATTTTTTAGCCTTACTCAAGCAAGCGTTTAAATACTTTTCATCGATCTTCTTTTCTCTA is a genomic window of Thermoproteales archaeon containing:
- a CDS encoding MoaD/ThiS family protein: MTLIKFYGYYREKIGENSIEVRGVYTLEELLEKLKEALKEKKEILFEDGKLKRNILLAVNDDLVSLDNIAEVYISDKDTVSIMPLPSGG